In Pithys albifrons albifrons isolate INPA30051 chromosome 6, PitAlb_v1, whole genome shotgun sequence, a single genomic region encodes these proteins:
- the RTF1 gene encoding RNA polymerase-associated protein RTF1 homolog, which produces MRGALCVGRAGGAGQAGPGRAVRAPPPPPPPPPPPPGRGGGTAASAMVKKRKGRVLIDSDTEDSGSEENLDQELLSLAKRKRSDSEEKEPPVSKPTASSDSETSDSDDEWTVGGSKNKKKGKAGKTEKKGAMKKQMNKAASSGSSDKDSSAESSAPEEGEVSDSESNSSSSSSDSDSSSEDEEFHDGYGEDLMGDEEDRARLEQMTEKEREQELFNRIEKREVLKRRFEIKKKLKTAKKKEKKEKKKKQEEEQEKKKLTQIQESQVMSHNKERRSKRDEKLDKKSQAMEELKAEREKRKNRTAELLAKKQPLKTSEVYSDDEEEEEDDKSSEKSDRSSRSSSSDEEEEKEEIPPKSQPVSLPEELNRVRLSRHKLERWCHMPFFAKTVTGCFVRIGIGNHNSKPVYRVAEITGVVETAKVYQLGGTRTNKGLQLRHGNDSRVFRLEFVSNQEFTESEFMKWKEAMFSAGMQLPTLDEINKKELSIKEALNYKFNDQDIEEIVKEKERFRKAPPNYAMKKTQLLKEKAMAEDLGDQDKAKQIQDQLNELEERAEALDRQRTKNISAISYINQRNREWNIVESEKALVAESHSMKNQQMDPFTRRQCKPTIVSNSRDPAVQAAILAQLNAKYGSGVLPDAPKDMSKSQGKDKDVNSKSASDLSEDLFKVHDFDVKIDLQVPSSESKALAITSKAPPAKDGAPRRSLNLEDYKKRRGLI; this is translated from the exons ATGCGCGGTGCCCTTTGTGtcgggcgggcgggcggcgcgggtcaggccgggccgggccgggccgtgcgagcgccgccgccgccgccgccgccgccgccgccgccgccggggcggggagggggcacCGCCGCCTCCGCCATGGTGAAGAAACGGAAAGGCCGGGTCCTTATCGACTCCGACACTGAGGACAGCGGCAGCGAGGAGAACCTGGACCAG GAGCTCTTGTCATTGGCCAAACGGAAACGCAGTGACTCTGAAGAAAAGGAACCACCTGTGAGCAAACCTACAGCATCTTCAGACTCTGAAACATCAGACAGTGATGATGAA TGGACTGTTGGAGgttctaaaaacaaaaaaaagggaaaagcgggtaagacagagaagaaaggagCCATGAAGAAGCAGATGAACAAAGCCGCCTCTTCAGGCAGCTCAGATAAagacagctctgctgagagctCAGCACCTGAAGAAG GAGAAGTTTCTGACTCAGAAAGCAACAGCTCCTCATCTAGCTCAGATTCAGATTCTTCATCTGAAGATGAGGAGTTCCATGATGGCTATGGAGAAGATCTGATGGGAGATGAAGAAGACCGGGCTCGACTGGAACAAAtgacagaaaaggagagagagcagGAACTGTTTAACCGGATAGAGAAGAGAGAAGTGCTAAAGAGAAG ATTTGAAATcaagaaaaaactaaaaacagcaaaaaagaaagaaaagaaagagaaaaagaaaaagcaagaggaggagcaggaaaagaaaaaactcacGCAGATCCAGGAATCCCAG GTCATGTCACATAACAAAGAGCGGCGATCAAAGCGAGATGAGAAGCTAGACAAGAAATCTCAGGCCATGGAGGAGCtaaaagcagaaagagagaaaaggaagaacagaacAG CGGAATTGCTTGCAAAAAAACAGCCATTAAAAACTAGTGAAGTATACTCtgatgatgaagaggaggaggaggatgataAGTCTAGTGAGAAAAGTGATCGTTCATCCAGATCGTCATCCtctgatgaagaggaaga gaaagaagaaattcctccGAAGTCCCAGCCAGTGTCCTTGCCTGAAGAACTGAACCGAGTTCGGTTATCGCGACACAAGCTGGAACGCTGGTGTCATATGCCCTTCTTTGCCAAGACAGTCACTGGCTGCTTTGTCCGTATTGGCATAGGCAATCACAACAGTAAACCTGTTTATCGG GTTGCTGAAATAACCGGTGTGGTAGAGACTGCAAAAGTTTACCAGCTTGGTGGTACGCGGACAAACAAAGGACTGCAGTTGCG GCACGGCAATGATTCACGCGTATTTCGTTTGGAGTTTGTCTCAAATCAGGAATTTACTGAAAGTGAATTTATGAAGTGGAAGGAAGCA ATGTTCTCTGCTGGGATGCAACTACCCACACTAGATGAGATAAACAAGAAAGAACTGTCCATCAAAGAAGCCCTCAACTACAAATTTAATGATCAGGACATTGAAGAG ATtgtgaaagagaaggaaaggttCAGAAAAGCACCTCCAAATTATGCCATGAAGAAAACTCAGCTATTAAAGGAGAAG GCTATGGCTGAGGACTTGGGGGACCAAGATAAGGCCAAGCAGATTCAAGATCAGCTTAATGAACTTGAAGAGAGAGCAGAGGCCCTAGATCGTCAAcgaacaaaaaatatttctgctatCAG TTACATCaaccagagaaacagagagTGGAATATTGTTGAGTCTGAAAAGGCTCTTGTG gctgaaagtCACAGCATGAAAAACCAACAAATGGACCCCTTTACTAGGCGGCAGTGTAAGCCCACAATAGTGTCTAAT TCCAGAGATCCTGCTGTACAAGCTGCCATCCTTGCCCAGCTAAATGCAAAATACGGATCTGGTGTATTACCAGATGCTCCAAAAGACATGAGTAAG AGTCAAGGAAAAGATAAAGATGTGAACTCTAAATCAGCCAGTGACCTCTCAGAAGATCTTTTCAAAGTGCATGACTTTGATGTAAAGATTGATCTTCAGGTTCCTAGTTCAG AATCAAAGGCACTGGCCATCACCTCCAAGGCTCCTCCAGCAAAAGATGGTGCCCCACGGCGGTCATTGAACTTGGAGGACTACAAAAAGAGACGGGGGCTTATTTGA